Proteins encoded in a region of the Corynebacterium breve genome:
- the rpsD gene encoding 30S ribosomal protein S4, giving the protein MARYTGPATRKSRRLRVDLVGGDMSFERRPYPPGQAGRARIKESEYLLQLQEKQKARFTYGVMEKQFRRYYEEANRLPGKTGDNLLILLESRLDNVVYRAGLANTRRQARQLVSHGHFTVNGKKTNVPSHKVTQYDIIDVREKSRKMIWFEEAQDNLVNAVVPAWLQVVPETLRILVHQLPERAQIEVPIQEQLIVELYSK; this is encoded by the coding sequence ATGGCTCGTTACACTGGCCCAGCAACCCGTAAGTCCCGTCGTCTCCGCGTCGACCTAGTCGGCGGCGACATGTCGTTTGAGCGTCGTCCGTACCCTCCGGGACAGGCAGGCCGCGCTCGCATCAAGGAGTCCGAGTACCTCCTGCAGCTGCAGGAAAAGCAGAAGGCTCGTTTCACCTATGGTGTCATGGAAAAGCAGTTCCGTCGTTACTACGAGGAGGCTAACCGCCTTCCAGGTAAGACCGGCGACAACCTGCTGATCCTTCTTGAGTCCCGTCTGGACAACGTTGTATACCGTGCAGGTCTGGCTAACACTCGTCGCCAGGCACGCCAGCTTGTCTCCCACGGTCACTTCACCGTGAACGGCAAGAAGACTAACGTTCCGTCTCACAAGGTGACCCAGTACGACATCATCGATGTTCGTGAAAAGTCCCGCAAGATGATCTGGTTTGAAGAAGCTCAGGACAACCTGGTTAACGCCGTTGTTCCAGCTTGGCTCCAGGTCGTCCCAGAGACCCTGCGCATCCTCGTGCACCAGCTGCCCGAGCGCGCTCAGATTGAGGTGCCCATCCAGGAGCAGCTCATCGTCGAGCTTTACTCGAAGTAA
- the rpsK gene encoding 30S ribosomal protein S11 has product MPPKSRSGARRRVVKKNVANGHAYIKSTFNNTIVSITDTTGAVISWASSGHVGFKGSRKSTPFAAQMAAENAARKAMDHGMKKVDVFVKGPGSGRETAIRSLQAAGLEVSSISDVTPQPFNGCRPAKRRRV; this is encoded by the coding sequence ATGCCTCCTAAGTCTCGTTCCGGCGCGCGTCGTCGCGTCGTTAAAAAGAATGTGGCTAATGGCCACGCATACATCAAGTCCACCTTCAACAACACCATCGTGTCGATCACCGATACCACCGGTGCTGTGATCTCTTGGGCATCTTCCGGTCACGTGGGATTCAAGGGCTCTCGTAAGTCCACCCCATTCGCCGCACAGATGGCTGCAGAGAACGCTGCACGCAAGGCAATGGATCACGGCATGAAGAAGGTCGACGTGTTCGTCAAGGGCCCAGGTTCCGGTCGTGAAACCGCAATCCGTTCTCTCCAGGCCGCAGGCCTAGAGGTGTCCTCGATCTCCGACGTGACGCCACAGCCATTCAATGGCTGCCGTCCCGCGAAGCGTCGTCGCGTTTAA
- a CDS encoding DNA-directed RNA polymerase subunit alpha, with protein MLISQRPQLTEEFIDTNRSKFVIEPLEPGFGYTLGNSLRRTLLSSIPGAAVTSIKIDGVLHEFTTINGIKENVSEIILNIKQLVLSSDSDEPVVMYLSKEGPGQVTAGDIQPPAGVEIHNPDLPIATLNEQAKLDMELIVERGRGYVPAVPNSGGEVGRIPVDQIYSPVLKVSYKVEATRVEQRTDFDKLVIDVETKNSMSARDALASAGSTLVELFGLARELNVESEGIEIGPSPQETEYIAAYNLPIEDLNFSVRSYNCLKRQEIHTVGELAECTESDLLDIRNFGQKSINEVKIKLASLGLTLKDAPEDFDPTQIEGYDAETGDYIDGGAEEE; from the coding sequence ATGCTTATTTCACAGCGCCCTCAGCTTACCGAGGAGTTCATCGATACCAACCGCTCGAAGTTCGTCATTGAACCACTTGAGCCAGGTTTCGGTTACACCCTGGGTAACTCGCTTCGTCGCACCCTGCTGTCTTCTATCCCTGGCGCAGCTGTCACCTCGATCAAGATTGACGGTGTTCTTCATGAGTTCACCACCATCAACGGCATCAAGGAAAATGTTTCGGAAATCATCCTGAACATCAAGCAGCTCGTTCTGTCTTCCGACTCCGACGAGCCGGTAGTCATGTACCTGTCTAAGGAAGGTCCAGGCCAGGTCACCGCAGGCGATATCCAGCCACCAGCTGGTGTAGAGATCCACAACCCGGATCTGCCAATCGCGACTCTGAATGAGCAGGCAAAGCTGGACATGGAGTTGATCGTTGAGCGTGGCCGTGGCTATGTCCCAGCAGTACCTAACTCCGGTGGAGAGGTTGGCCGCATTCCGGTTGACCAGATTTACTCCCCAGTTTTGAAGGTCAGCTACAAGGTCGAAGCTACTCGTGTCGAGCAGCGCACCGACTTTGACAAGCTGGTCATCGATGTGGAGACCAAGAACTCCATGAGTGCACGTGACGCATTGGCGTCTGCAGGTTCCACCCTGGTCGAGCTGTTCGGCTTGGCACGTGAGCTCAACGTGGAGTCCGAAGGCATCGAGATCGGTCCATCTCCGCAGGAGACCGAGTACATCGCTGCTTACAACCTCCCGATCGAAGACCTCAACTTCTCCGTTCGCTCCTACAACTGCCTGAAGCGCCAGGAAATCCACACCGTTGGTGAGCTCGCTGAGTGCACCGAGTCGGACCTGCTGGATATCCGCAACTTCGGTCAGAAGTCCATCAACGAAGTAAAGATTAAGCTCGCTTCGCTGGGACTGACCCTGAAGGACGCACCGGAAGATTTCGACCCAACCCAGATCGAGGGCTATGACGCCGAAACCGGCGACTACATCGATGGCGGCGCGGAAGAAGAGTAA
- the rpsM gene encoding 30S ribosomal protein S13: MARLAGVDLPRNKRMEIALTYIYGIGPARSKQLLEETGISPDLRTDNLTDDQVAALRDVIEASWKVEGDLRREVQADIRRKIEIGSYQGLRHRRSLPVRGQRTKTNARTRKGPKKTIAGKKK; encoded by the coding sequence ATGGCACGTCTAGCTGGTGTTGACCTCCCACGCAATAAGCGTATGGAGATCGCACTGACCTACATCTATGGAATTGGCCCAGCCCGTTCCAAGCAACTGCTCGAAGAGACCGGCATTTCTCCTGATCTGCGAACCGACAACCTGACCGATGATCAGGTCGCCGCGTTGCGTGACGTAATCGAAGCTTCCTGGAAGGTAGAGGGTGACCTCCGCCGCGAAGTCCAGGCTGACATTCGTCGCAAGATTGAAATCGGCTCCTACCAGGGACTGCGTCACCGTCGTAGCTTGCCAGTCCGTGGTCAGCGTACGAAGACCAACGCTCGTACCCGTAAGGGCCCGAAGAAGACCATCGCAGGAAAGAAGAAGTAA